One Helianthus annuus cultivar XRQ/B chromosome 12, HanXRQr2.0-SUNRISE, whole genome shotgun sequence genomic region harbors:
- the LOC110895037 gene encoding uncharacterized protein LOC110895037 has translation MQLVKIIFVFSLSLFLLLDASSAAPPPPRIVNGLFSNAASAFIKWASSLTPTTKTSISGRPLMKFESGYSVDTVFDGSKLGIEPHALEVLPNGELLVLDSANSNLYKISSSLSLYSRPKLVAGSADGYSGHVDGRLRDAKMNHPKGLTVDDKGNIYIADTDNMAIRKISDTGVTTIAGGGKSGRGGHVDGPSEDARFSNDFDVVYIGSSCSLLVIDRGNQAIREIQLPFDDCAYQYGSGFPIGIAVLVAAGFFGYMLALLQRRVGSMISNQVDESQTTMKPNIAPMPPYQKPSLRPPLIPSENEPEKQEEGFIASLGKLMANATSSFSEILSNVFPGFKKKQVNYPYQNQPPFHQDHRYVSNSWPVQDSYVIQDGDEAPPSIETRTPTPKKTYPFMTNNDEKIQQFRQSRHLYSGWDHNYQQPPPPPQQQQQQHHNRYYSSMPQTYYEQSREETKEIVFGAVQEQAESMVIKPLDHGNSVYDHRGRVRSRSRGFARGD, from the exons ATGCAGCTCGTAAAAATCATCTTCGTTTTCTCACTCTCTCTTTTCCTCTTACTCGATGCATCCTCAGCTGCTCCTCCTCCTCCAA GAATTGTTAATGGGCTTTTCTCAAATGCTGCTTCTGCTTTCATCAAATGGGCTTCCTCCCTCACACCCACTACCAAAACAT cgATTAGCGGGCGGCCATTGATGAAATTTGAGAGTGGATACAGTGTTGATACAGTTTTTGATGGAAGTAAACTTGGGATTGAGCCTCATGCTCTTGAGGTTTTGCCTAATGGGGAGCTTCTTGTTCTTGATTCTGCTAATAGCAATCTCTACAAGATCTCTTCCTCTTTGTCTCTCT ATAGTAGACCGAAATTGGTCGCCGGGTCGGCAGACGGGTATTCAGGGCATGTAGACGGGAGGCTTAGAGACGCTAAAATGAACCACCCGAAAGGCCTTACGGTTGATGACAAAGGAAACATATACATTGCAGATACCGACAACATGGCCATTAGGAAAATAAGTGATACAG GCGTGACGACAATTGCGGGAGGTGGGAAATCGGGCCGTGGGGGACATGTAGATGGGCCAAGTGAAGATGCTAGATTTTCGAATGATTTTGATGTTGTCTACATTGGAAGTAGTTGTTCTCTTCTTGTTATAGACAGAGGAAACCAAGCCATCCGTGAGATCCAACTACCGTTTGATGATTGTGCTTATCAGTATGGAAGCGGTTTCCCTATTG GGATTGCGGTTTTGGTTGCAGCAGGCTTTTTTGGTTACATGCTTGCGTTGCTGCAACGCAGAGTTGGTAGCATGATTTCCAATCAAGTG GATGAATCTCAAACAACAATGAAACCAAACATCGCTCCAATGCCACCATACCAGAAACCATCGCTGAGGCCGCCACTAATTCCATCAGAAAACGAGCCCGAAAAACAAGAAGAAGGTTTCATTGCATCTCTCGGGAAACTCATGGCCAACGCCACGTCATCATTCTCAGAAATCTTGTCGAATGTCTTCCCGGGCTTCAAAAAGAAACAAGTCAACTATCCGTACCAAAACCAACCGCCGTTTCACCAAGACCACAGATACGTGTCAAACTCATGGCCCGTTCAGGATAGCTATGTGATCCAAGACGGAGACGAGGCTCCCCCATCTATAGAGACCCGAACCCCGACTCCTAAAAAAACATACCCGTTTATGACAAACAACGATGAAAAAATACAACAGTTTCGTCAAAGTCGCCATCTTTACAGCGGGTGGGACCACAATTatcaacaaccaccaccaccaccgcaacagcagcagcagcagcatcacaACAGATATTATTCTTCCATGCCGCAAACGTACTATGAACAAAGTAGAGAGGAAACCAAAGAGATTGTGTTCGGAGCGGTTCAAGAACAAGCTGAGTCAATGGTCATAAAGCCATTAGATCATGGAAATTCAGTTTATGATCATCGTGGTAGGGTTCGGTCACGCTCTCGTGGTTTTGCTCGTGGTGATTGA